DNA from Podarcis muralis chromosome 13, rPodMur119.hap1.1, whole genome shotgun sequence:
CAGCCCTGAGGAAGGAGGCTCTGCGGAGCACAAGAAGCAGAAAGGAGGGGTCAACAGGCGGCGCTTTGCCAAGCCCAAAGTCCGCGAGAGGCAGAGAGGTGAgtggcaaggggtgtgtgtgtcaaagtaAGGGACCACCGTTTTAGTCTACAGAGCTAAAGGGAGAGGGTCCCCGCCCCCTTCCATGGTAGAAATGGGAAAACTCTTACTCCCTTTTGTGAGCAGAGACAGGTGATCTTAAGACTTGAatgtctttctttaaaaaacacacacaacctattACACATTAAAATAATAGATCACCATACAGAAAAGAGATGCTCTTCTAGGTGACAGATATGAACAGAGCTTATTCCAGCATATAATCACCAATGCCCTTCTCTATAAGAATTCATTACAATTTCCTCCACCAACACACGAAATTATGCCACTACTGTGTCCCCATTTAGCAGTCCCACTGGCTCAGAGACAGCGATGACCAGGCTATTGCTGGACCCGAGGCATCCCCTGTAGGCATGGATTCAGCCCCGCCCCCATGCTCAACAACTGACTCAGAATGCGGTGCtcaaaaggggaggaaggaaagctCACAAAGTTCACAGCCCATCTGGGACGAAGGTTCGAGACCCACCTGAGGAGTGGAAGACACTTTTGCTGAGGAAAGGGGCCAGGACAGAAACAGTGGTAGCCATAGCCATATATTGGCGGCGGCCGTAACCTCCAGTGGTTCACTCCATAGTGACAGGGTTGGGAAGAAGACGATGGAGGCGGAAGCATCACCAGAGGGAAGTAGGGGAGGGAAATGCCCCTGGGATACCTCCCTTCCCTGCAAAGGAATTATattaggaagaagagaaagggagcTTCTGGGACTCCAGCCCACTGAGTCACAGCAGCAAGACAAATCATGGGGAACTTTGTTTCCTCAGCTCACAAATCTCGTCATAGACACCAGGGCTGCAGGAGGAGCCCTGGCCAGCTGCAGCACCTCAGGCAGCATCCCTTGAGATGGGGATTCTGTGTTTCAAATTGAGGAAACGGCACCGTGCGTTaggtcccccctcccaggcccagcTGACCCTCCTGGGAGCAGTTCTGCATGGACTAGTCGCCTGGCTGGGCCTGCATGCCTTCTgacccctcctttccctctggcagCCCAAGGGAGGTGAGGAGAGGAATCCTGACCCTTGGAGAAACAGGAATGCCTCTTGAAACGCTGGCCTGTGACTCACCCACCCCTCTAGGTTTTCCCTCACAAAAGCATCAAGTCTTGATAAATTGCTGCGATAATATGTTCTCTCCttctttttattcatttcttgTTCAATTCTCAAATTTCTCCATGCCCCTCTCCCGTTGTCCTAATCCTCCACCACTCTTTCTGCTATTGCAAACCAACCGGCTGGCCTGCCACACACGGTCACTTGCTTCCATTTTTCTCCTCCACCTCTTCTTTCTCTCACCTTCCATCCTTTCTCTCTGCATCTTTTCTTATCTTTGGATGCTGCTCCTCAATGTTCAACACCTGCACTACCTGCTTGTTTTActtactgtggttttttttttgcttggtCCCTGGGctgttcccttcccttcccccttccctggTGCTGGTATATTTGACTCTAATTTATCCCGCCTTCAATTTCTGCTTCCCAAATTTTGGCTTCCATCGGGTCACTGCCTCCTTCTGTTGGTCCTTCCCATTTCCTGTGATTTCTGCCTCTCGCAACTCTCGGGTGTTTTCATGAGTGGCCATGcttctccatttctcctcctcaaCCCTTTCTCTTGTTCTTTCCCCCCACGCTCCTATCTATGGGTCGCTGCTGGGGCCCTCTCCTCTGAACCCAACCCCCCGCCCCCGCTGCAGTCAAAGATGTGGATGGGGTGCTGTGCCGCTACAAGAAGATCCTGTACACTTTCCAGAAGCTGCAAAGCATGAGCCGGGCCTTTGAGCACCACCGTGTGGACCGTAACACTGTGGCCTTGACCACGCCCATCGCCGAGCTCCTCATCGTGGCCCCTGAAAAGGTGGCGGAGGTGGGCGAATTTGACTCGTCCAAGGAGCGCCTGCTGGAGTATTCCCGCCGATGCTTCATGGCTCTGGACGATGAGACTCTCAAGAAGGTCCAGGCGCTCAAGAAAAGCAAACTCCTCCTGCCCATCACCTACCGCTTCAAGCGGAAAACGGACGCCCCCGGCCTGGCGGCCAGCAATTCCTTACCCTCGCCCACTACCCCGCCCAAGCCCCCTCCGCCCATTGCTGACTGCTTTAAGCGATGATTCCCCTTCCTGGCTTTGCCTGAACCCACTTTGACAGCCCTCCAGTCTCTATTTCCGTCTACCGTAGTTATTGAGGAAGCTCCTGCTGTGCTCCCCTGGGGCTCTTCTGTCTTCCTTGTCAGCCCCTTTCACCCTTTCCCACAGTTTCTAGTGCTAAAGGCAAGCTCCGCCTTTGTAAGGCAAGTGGGATGCTTTTATCCTGGCACAATCATCTCTTTGGGAAGCATCATCTGACCAGGCGCTCCCGTTTATATGTCAGCTGGTTAAAGGCTACTGAGAGATGAACTGGATTAAATTCACTCCATTTACTTCCATCTTAAGAACTGGCAAAATGACTGCCCGGTGGGAGTAGCGGGGGAGCAGGTTAGTGGGACAGAGTACATCCCATTCATAGGTAAAGTGCTGTGGTGGAGAGGTTGCTTCAGACTGGCTGTGCAGGTACAGTAACACCTATAGGACCGCCAAGGCATTCATCAGAGACGGTGTCTGCTGCCTTGCAAATAAGCTACGAGGTGACACTTTTTTCTTACACAACACTCCCCTGCATACTGCTTATTTGTGGCACGTCAGCAGCCCCAAAGGGCTGAATAAACATTGGCAGAAATTTCCCTGCCTTGTTGCTCGGAGGCCAGTTGTGTTTGCcgtaggtgtgtgtgtttgcgagCTTGTTTTAACAGCTCCAGAACTTGGGGCAGGGATGCTCAAGATGGCTCGGCCTTCCCCTGAAGGCAATGTCTGTCTCCTTAAGAAGTTAGCGTAGACAATGGATTTACCCACCTCACGTGCCATCTcactgctcccctcccctttccagcCTGCTGTGAAGCAAGACTAGAACTGGAGGGCGATTGCTGAACAGCCTGCAGTGGTCTTGCCTTTTGGCcacttcctttctcctttcttttacTTCCAATGCTACTGGCACCTTCTTAAGCTTTTCTCTTCCTGTTGCCTTTTTGCTATAACAGTCCTTAGCCTGGAGGAATGAACTGCAGCATTTGGCTGCCTCTAAATAATTCCCTATAGTCTCCCAAAGAAATTCCCACATCCCAAGGCTTCCTTGCATCTCTTTACCGCCATGGACACCACCTGCCCTCTCTCATGTTTTCCTGTTCCAGGTTCTGAAGCTGGGCTGTGTTTGGTGGCAAGCCATTTGCACTTCCTTTTTGCTTATTGAGACAGAGACTGTGTGTACACTCCAACACCTCTGTGGCTTCAAGCTGCCACCTTATGTGTGAGCAAGGGTTTTGTTTGttctctgctcctttgggatgtcTCCCCTTTATTCAGTGTAATGAATGGACTGTTTCCACTGTGCCTGTAATTTATCACCCAGTTTTTTCCTctgtgttaaaaaaataataatttaaaaggaaaatgtaaaaaaacaacaatttactAAGAGGATTTAAATTAAAGCGTTTTGAATAAAACTCACCAATGTGTGGTTTTAATTTTTCATGTTTGTAtaattgctgcaaaaatgtgtgAATTTGTGGCTAGTTTAGGATATTCCTGGTTTGGAACAAGGGGATGAAGAGCTGGATGTTGGCAACCGATTCAAATCCTCAGCTGTATATTATCTGGGAGTCAGAGTTAAGTTGGGTGTTACTCAGTTTGTTACCAATTTGTAAAATTAATGGCATGCCCTCAGTTTTGGTGTGAGGATGAGAGAATTATTGTGAAATGTACACTAAATGGCACAGTAGAATTTGGCATAGAAACATCTGTCCCAGGGTGTGGCCTAAAAAATGCAGGAAGGCACTATtttactgaagctaagcaggtctgggtctggtctgtTCCTGGATGGCTGACTGCCTGAGAACCACATATACTTtgccttgggctccatgatggAATAAATGTATGTCAATGACGTGGAGAAGTTGTCCGATGAAATACCCTTGCCACAGCATTGGATAAAGTTATCTTGAAGCTGTGGTGCTACTCTcaggaaagtggggggaaatatgcaatagaaagcaaaggaagtgggagagaaaacAGGTGCCTGATTCAGAAAAGGGATTTCCTTCATATTTAGTGAACATAGCATTTTGTTAGTGTGGAGTTCTCCTATGAAAGCCccactggaggaacaggagggAAAATGTGCTGTTAAAGAACctcagtggggtgtgtggagagcttcacagtggttcccaaatggtGGTACGCAGACCCCTCAGGGGGTCCACCTAACCCACTCTGGGGTCCATGCATATACCCATCAACTGTCCGAAAATGTGTGAGTATGCAGCGCCCAAAGCCACATGTTTTTGGGTGCTTTGACTCACGGAGGAGCGCAGCCCAGAATATGCACATCCTGGTTCTGGTAACCACTGATCTAGATCATGAAAGGCATGGGTGTACCTATACTTTGGCAAATGTTGCagccaacttaaaaaaaaaaaaagtggttgtATTCCAGCCATTGTAGGGGGAAACCAGTCATATCTCAAGCCATGAGTGTTGCAGTCATTGAAATTGTGAAAAgcataaagtaaaacaaaaaaacctgagaGCCTATCTCTCCTACAGGAATAAGAAAGCAGTATGAATGGAAGCGAATATTAACCTCTGCCTTGTGGGTGAATTATGACTCATGGCATAGAATTTGAAAACAATGTCCTGCCCCCTTTTACAGTGCATCCACTATGCAGCTGATGGCTACTCCCTTTGGGAGTCCACATTTAGGTGGGagaatgttgctgctgttgctgtgctcGTGTCCTGTTTTTAAGAGTTCCCCGTAGGCATTATtagaagaattttaaggtctcatatatagaatattcataaatgcacacatatctaaatatatgaaccaagTGTcggaaatagtatgggagagcaatcctgaagccattttgactctcccaatgacctcaaatattcctctgcaggaaGGGAAGCAAATGGGAAAagacttcccattgtctttttgcttgcaaatcctgtcttaaggtcatatttgtgtatgaatagggcgaGTCTGTGAGATGGATTcaagaactaaagtattaactATCACAAAAGAATGTCCAGACTGCCCAGggaatgcaatcagtgaccattactGTATTAGGTATCCTGGcggacaggatttctgctgcagACCGCCTCCTgtaatgtatgtatgatgttttgaggggtggtcttgggctacagggtgggcaatttcaaaagtctatataaaggcttgcacaccattgttcagggttctcctccctcctgcgtgtggtaagtggggaccctgttgcaacagtttactaaagatcaggcttactagcctttttgcttctcaatatactctgcttggcctctgttattttctcctactgatagggaacccacttaaggactctatacgggctccggaataccccataagggaaagggagcagttttttcttataacagcgtTTTGTCGGCCCCTGAGAGGAGAGGATGCTGATCTATAGTTGGGCTTTTGTTCCGATCCCAGCAGGGCCCTTCTCACGCTGATCCTCATCAAAGGCTTTATTTCTTATAAAGAGCGGTCACCACGTGGTCAAAGTGCAAGAGCTGTGCCGGATGCGACTGGCTAACGTCCGACGGAAATACTCGCCAGCCCCGGAAACAGTTGTGGAAGACTCGGGAGAAGCCGCGctctctttcttctcccctccctcctttgaaGCGGGAGCCCGAACGGAAGAGCCAAACTCATGCGGCGCTAAGAAACAGACGCTAGCGGAAGTACCCGAGGCTCTCCGGAAAATTCCGAAGGCGCGGGGTTCTGCCTTCCCCGAGGCTCTCCGGAAAAACCCGAAGGCACGGGAGGGGGGGCGGCCTCTCCCGAGCGTTCCTGGGAAGGCTCTCTGAATAAAGAAAAACGAGCGAGGCTTTGTCCTAGAGAGGTTAAGGAGGCCGCCGAGCGTATTTCGAAAGCGTCTTCCGGAGATAGCCGAGCGTTTCCGTTAACACCCGAAGCTGCCGCCGGAAGTTGCCGAACTCAAGGGAAGGCGCCCCTGCGGCCTAGTGCGTGAGGAGGAGCTGGAGAGCGAGAGCTACTAGAGCAGCTGCGAGGCCGCGTTGAGGCCGCCCTCCTCCGTCCCGTCTCCGTTAACCATGTCCGACTTCGACGAGTTCGAGCGGCAGCTCAACGAAAACAAACAAGGTGAGCGGACAAAGGGGCGGGTGGGCcgagaggggggtgggggagagagagaaagcgagcGAGGGAGGCGGCCCTCTTCGACATTGATGGCTCTCTTGCGCCCGCCACACGCTCTTCACGACGGGCCCTGAGCTGCCCTGGAGCGGGTGTGGTGGGGGCGGCTAAATGGCCCTCCCATCGACGGTGGAGACCCGAGTTAGGCCGAAGAGCGCGTGTGCTTGTGCGCGGCGACGGGGGGAGGGGCGGCCGGCCGGCTCTCGCGTGTCCGGCCACTTCCTTTTCCCTCTCGCTTTATTTGGCGGGAGTTTGATCGTGGGGGTAACGGCAGCTGGGGAagcgggggagggaagagaggcgAGGAGAACCGTTGGTGGCCCTGCGCGCGCGCCCTTAACGGAGTGGCGCGTGGCGGGGCTACGGAATGCGGGGAGGGCTCTTTCCCTCTCGGGCCACTTTCTGCCCCATGAGGCGGACTCTGGGAGGAAAGGGACCTGGAGTCCGTTTTGTTCACTCTCTTGGGGAAAGAGGGAGGCTGCCTAGTTGTTATTACACCGCACCCCCCAAACAACAACTTTCCTCGCTTAAGAAAGCACCGCACCCCCCAAACAACAACTTTCCTGCAAAGAAAGCACACGATGCAGCCTTTACGCCGCGGGGAGCAAAGGATGATGGAAGAAAGGATGcagcatgatggaagaaaggagggCCAAGTAAATAAGTAACTGGTTCTCCCGCCCACTCCCAGTGCAGGATTTGCGTTAGGGAAGGTGGGTTGTAAACTTGAGAAATGGGCGGGGAATGTTTGTTCATCTCGGTAAGTATTCCTCCGTGCTGAGAGGCAGAGGTTGCACAGGATTTCGGAAAGGAGGCTTTCCCAACCCTACTTGGGACCCATTTGCATGTATAGCGTGCTGTGTACCACTGAGCAAcacccttcttcccttcctctcaaAACTCTCACGTTTGTGGGTTTTCTTACTATTTTTATCTCATCCTTTAGGGAGATGAAAGTAACATATGGCGAtacccacacaccccttttgccctCACAACAATCCAGGGATGGGTAGATGAGgctgagatggtgactggcccaagattatGCTGTGAGCTTCttcactgagtggggatttgaagccgGATCTCACCATTCTGATGTTAGCAACTATGCAACTTTGGCTCTCACATCTCTTGTCTCTCTTCCCACCTCTTCTCACTTATTTATCCTGGCCTTCCATAAATCTCATGAACTTTCCTCACAACCATGAGGTAGTCTGTGCTTAGAGTGAATGACTTGCCCAAGGATCCAATCTCCAGTAGTCCTCATCCAGAGCTGCCCACTACACCACAGGGGCTGAACCACATTTCTTCTTTTCCctacatcatagaatcatagttggaagggaccctgaggatcatctagtccaaccgcctggaTATgaagctgtcccttacggggaatatgcagctgtcccttactggGATTAAACCTGCAACCatgatgttatcagcaccacactctaagccAGCTGGGCTATCCAGCTTTTCCTCAGTCCTCTAAGTTTTGGAGGGAAAGTCCAGATTTACATACAACTCAACCAACACACATTAATTAGATTTCCCCCCATCAGTACTTATACTAAATTCACTTGGCCTGAGGCACTACtttgtgcgcgcgcacacatacacacactttcaACTGGTTGCCAGCATAATGGAAAACTACTGTGTCAGAGGAGCTTGCTGGTATTCTCCTTGGAGTGGATCTCTTTTAAAACAAGCTGCTTAGCATGGACACTGAGTAAAGTATTGTCTTTCCTTCTTGGGCTAATTTTTCAACCACCTGCAAAATACATTACCCCATTTCCCTTCATTCGGCTCTTTTCTCCACCTTTTTACAAATCTTAGCTAATTAGAAAGGCCACATCACTCTCACTTACCTGAGCATATGAGCACCTATGAATTAGTATCTTAGGCACaagtccactacagtggtacctctggatccgaatgggatccgttctggagccccgttcgcatcctgaagcgaatgcggGTCGCAATTtgcgcttccgcacatgcgtgtgacgccattttgagtgtctgcatgcgtgagcagcgaaacccagaagtaacgcgctccgttacttccggcttgctgcagagcgcaacccgaaaagccTCAACCTGAAtcgacttcaacccgaggtatgactgtactccatATTGGATCCCCAATAGAGATACACGTTGGCTCCTTTCTCGGTAGCATTACTTTACTCTTGCATATTTTTGGTGGTGCTTCCTGTGATGCACTGGGACAATGATTCCCTTAGTGCAGGCatgcccaaacttggccctccagatgttttgggactacaactcacaccatcctagctaacaggaccaggggtcagggatgatgggaattgttgtcccaaaacacctggagggccgagtttggctatgcctgccgTAGGGCAAGGCACTCCCAGTGGTCCCAGACTGCTTAGCCCaggggtcagggaagatgggagtagcagtccagcaacatctgaaggaccacaggctgCTCCTTGCTTTAGGCAGCAATCCCACAGTATTTATTTCATAGCCAAGTGTTCACATGAATACAGACAGAATGCAACCTTGAAATGCAACTGCAAAAATTGCCTGTCTGcatggaaaaagaaaatgcaagctACCAACATTTGTAAGGCATCTCTGCCTAATTAATTGAGGGCTGTTTTGTTTGCCCCAGGTGATCAGACTAGTTGCTATTTGCAGGCGTGGCATAAGGTGGACCTTTTTAATAGGGCATGCCTTACTATCATACTAATCACAGATTCTTTAGTAGAGACGTGTGCACTCTGGAAATTTCCTAGGATCTGATTTGTCCAGACTCTTCTAATGTACAAATACCAGTTATGCATACCAGTTATGCCCACAAATTCCCTTGTAGTGGCAAGTGTTCCACCTGCCCTCTGACATACCCCAAGCAGCTgtagagtgggggtggggattttCCTGTCAGTTGCTCTTCTGCTGGGGCAATCCCTGCTCAGCCCCAAGGTGGGACTGCACTTCTTTACTACTTCAAAATAACAAGCTCCAGTCATCTTTTGGAACAGACCGTTGTCATTGACTTCACAAGGTCAAAGACCAAGATCTTGACCCTTGAGGGAGGGACAAGCTCCTAGTAACCACAGACTTTAGTTGGCTATCAATGTCAGTCAATGTGGGCCTCTGGTAGTGGTTCTCAGTGGTGAGATGGACCTCCCCTGGGTGCATAAATTTCCAGCAAAGGAATTGACCCCTGAGGTAGGTAGTGTCTACACTAGCTGGCAAGACCTGGGTAGGTTGAATGCCATCTGACAGCGTCCTTACTTACCCAGTTATCTCAGTTGGATTTGTGAAGTAGGAATTCAAAATTGCTGCTCGTGTGCGACTCCAGGAAGTGATCAGAGATCCTGTTCTATTCCTTTTCTAAGGCTAGTGCAGGATTACTATTCAAATCTGCAGACACACACAATAATAGGCTATTTGCCTTTGACAATGTGAAAGGATCTTCACAGTTTCATCTAGCAATATATTTTTGATGGTGGACTGGGGACCCCAGAAGATTGCATTCATTTAGCAGGCATGAGGGGAAGCattcaaaaagcttttaaaaagtattaaaatgtCTTACTTGCATTTTGCCTCGGATCTAGAATCCCTAGCAAAGACTGTGTGGGGCAGAATGTAGGAGTGACAGGGCCTCAAAGGAATACTTTTGGCTCATAAACGCCTTTTGAAGCCACTTAGCACTACATTTTGCACTAAAACTGCCCAAGGCAGGAATGGATTCCTGTTTAAAACAAAGATGAGTGAAGCCGGATTGATAGCCTGTGGTAATAGGAGAAAACAGGGTCCTCTCCTTGGAACTTCAAAAATAAGTGTTGGTACCACAtcactgttttgtttgttttgcttccttgCGCTGAAAATAAACCAAAAGCACTGCAGATTTCACCTATATGGACCTCTGCTTTGCTTTGGTTCTCCCAAGGCAGAAACCCAAACATTCCTGTTACCAGAGAGCCTTAACACCCCCAAGCCTTGCATGATACAGCAACAGATGTGCCATTACAAATACTGCTTTGTGCTGGTCAGTGTACAACATTGCTCTGTATTGTTCCTTTCCAGCACAGCTGCATGAGTTGTCACTAGTGTCCAAAACAGTCTTGTGCAGAACcaagaaaatgtttttatttctagGAGACAATAGAAGCTGAGGTAGccaggcattttatttttattttatttatttatttatctgttgtgCAGCATTAAAAGAGGGCAGGGTTATAAATTTATGGGGCATAAGAAGAAACCCAGATTCTGCAGTTGGCATGATTGATTTCACTTGGAATAAAATATGTAAAATTATGAACTGCTTCAAGTACTGAAGGCAATGACTAGAACATTCAGAAGGCATTCTAGAGGAGGGGGTGCTGTGGAGAGCAGTAATCAAGACAGGCATCTGGCTCAAAtcttttgtttttcagtttttagctaaatgatagatgatagctgcagcttctttagctgctgtttttaaaaaatggaaagcagaGATACTTGGAatataaacagcaaaaacagcaccTTACAGCATTTTCTTCCTAGTGTATCCTTTTCAATCATCCAGTTCTTCCTTAGAAGAGTTTGCAGCCTCTGATTTCATGCATTTCCTTTAAGAGACCCATCAATAACAGTTTAAACTTCCCAAAGATTGAGCCATGTTAATTCCTTGGAGCATCAGGACTTTTCTTTCCTCAAAAAGAGCTCCAGCTTGCTAGATTTGGTAAAAGCTGATCTTGAGATAATCAC
Protein-coding regions in this window:
- the CCDC106 gene encoding coiled-coil domain-containing protein 106 gives rise to the protein MTESNHHHQRATRGRRGPGAKQVKEDNEAYKIAVPLDEPRQMESQTQTQQQLYYGLSPPQNFDETPEMPAPSLTLVTSMRTQLHMALERNSWLQKRIEDLEEERDFLRCQLDKFISCARLDADEHCRSKQLPRRSEVSDSRNGDVTDDDSMGSWMSASPEEGGSAEHKKQKGGVNRRRFAKPKVRERQRVKDVDGVLCRYKKILYTFQKLQSMSRAFEHHRVDRNTVALTTPIAELLIVAPEKVAEVGEFDSSKERLLEYSRRCFMALDDETLKKVQALKKSKLLLPITYRFKRKTDAPGLAASNSLPSPTTPPKPPPPIADCFKR